The nucleotide window CAAGCTGATTATTGAAGCGATTCGTGAAGTACGTTCTGTAACGGATATGGGGTATATCAACATTAATACCAATGCCGGTCTGAATGATCACATTAGAGGTATTGTAGACGCTGGATTGGATCTGATGCGCGTAAGTACAATTAGTGCACTGGATGACCACTATAACGCATACTATAAGCCGCGTGGTTATACCTTGGCTAATGTCGAGAAGTCGATGAAATACGCGGCGCAGCAAGGTGTATACACGTCCATTAACTATTTGATTTTCCCTGGCGTAACAGATCGTGAAGAAGAGATTGAGGCGATGATTGAGTTTGCACGAAGAACGGATCTACGTTTGATTCAGATGCGTAATCTCAATATTGATCCCGAGAGCTATCTGGGGTTAATTCCTCCAGCTCAAGGTGATATCCTGGGCATGAAGCAGATGATTGAGATTTTTGAAGACGAGCTGCCTGATGTGGTGATCGGATCGTATACCCACGTTCCACCAGCTGGAATGGCGCGTCCTAAACGGTTGATTACCTCTTAACAATAATGGATTGCAACAGGCAATAGGCCGTGTTATAATCTCAGAGTTGTGCCATTTACTCTGGGTCCGCTTGAGGCTCAGGGCGGAAAGAGGTGAAAGGTAATGAAAGAAGCAATTCATCCTAATTACACGATTGGTCAAGTATCTTGCGCTTGCGGGAATACTTTTGAGACAGGTTCGGTTAAAGACGGACTTCGTGTAGAGATTTGCTCCGCGTGCCACCCGTTCTTCACAGGTAAACAGAAGTTTATCGATGCTGGCGGCCGTGTTGATCGTTTCAAGAAGAAA belongs to Paenibacillus sp. FSL H8-0079 and includes:
- the rpmE gene encoding 50S ribosomal protein L31, which codes for MKEAIHPNYTIGQVSCACGNTFETGSVKDGLRVEICSACHPFFTGKQKFIDAGGRVDRFKKKYGI